A stretch of Besnoitia besnoiti strain Bb-Ger1 chromosome V, whole genome shotgun sequence DNA encodes these proteins:
- a CDS encoding 3'5'-cyclic nucleotide phosphodiesterase domain-containing protein (encoded by transcript BESB_059820), protein MEKRSENGCEAALGVSRLSPSVAPPEGSEAGSVNGFGASFCNGDGKLDKPQSEGRSLRERACRLSRHLSDQEDKQSVCAPDASFTSSAPAAASVSKAGDSGGHGVVPEGACGGAANMRDRPDDNVGALLRSSSEKKGLSLPAHGLAASAFPAPHYASTSSPSSAVGGSRLKVSLSSSQVAASPSAGRRPHTALSSVSVSRRGVCTSMGACFEPAATADAARGSEWLLHSRDRALSLEFARGWPAAQSRRAGEDAQTPWTSRSSWRSHDLHPVASASRRREWAVTPEARPFSRALSSGLGSGTLASTPAEGGDDRRASRAREKCNRSVSASTAPVASQGAHVLAGSGGETASARLRLSRDDKRCQERAEEEGARCVSSPAGTSFSHSLSSSSRDFNTSRGETGCLYHTLSLASPPQMASVRNTSPRETVFTPEGPGPPRTGHAGRGFYQGHRRKGEAGLTSPGGQATSPSSQLLGKIDAAYRAVKNWVEDSFLVDINRALLYPAPSPQSTEKAGKSREEAAANRPASLRKTERRTRRGPFSIPAYDESTALTLSPSVGLSPAYAGSSGVSVHGRDRGDGSAWRQLRAGDEEGRTPSPFLLASRRRGPEASPIGLDAAGGISGSLSPQTDSQRRREAATPHSLSLDSLRGNRQTAPKYAAEKGRGRHSVSCFDQKRAHTWRLGDVEFENVESAAEQDNRHEGEAEAEQEDTAGASSLTRPCPRGSMETHTFLSHGWGQPEHTGDEGGKAERKGASTHKQQVGLPPGSEDPHVLREQVVDLWRRTERDNNLFAADGLSLEAKSLKEPLPGPRRLWRSKTESAVASWEPEEGLCVANGGDTHSAALDACPRTRGPRPARRPKASWPGSSQAEEAERDLRLNTRVFSRLLSRVSVSLPRNFGRRLRWRERRARANSDARTDSEAGEWTGADRDHVTRHAARQSPPRSPKTHDPLTADPQPSVRDSPGEITAEAEETDPDAWRLAKNTAAARAPPEDDRSNSSNAWAAVAAFSSLPGRRRDRGPYLGVRGFRRAASVSSLTSTRKAELPPDSIETDYISSPVIPLTPSCQFTPGKSLAHSSCTSFHRGVSSTPSGGPEALAGPSPFSEASADRQKSRMPTPLLSSSASRQSHLSPFPSPSALPSSSVPRHVDRSAAASEACDPLGLRPDFAVSCVHLENDVMGGQRPLAASAPQNELKRLSLSSSPPEFLFYLRRKPALEFEDPSVEKAYGLYLAKMRRPRLVAIGLVLILLNMMYDIPEYMSSFHQERGRDPTEAHDSKSYERSPLLGVTPPFARTVKPYETGIATTDGQEPEGDGAASTGSLPPASASVLRHAGTSMADQRRNADGIEDRRYDKSWTSGTSANAENEHKEPIRESPDGSEGRPGRKPELQESSGTYGRRFLQEKFRNAKRRLADLDLETESTKPANDAWSRKARLNIPQHHPYRRLSGYSLEEGDGRETANIAAVEPSEFVPKRSGAPSIAQRNRDSWPRRLSSLASLPRADWARSSAAEVATQELPARSAFAYPFSPRMASLWISFDVVELTFQLGVTFASHLPFLKTHTEKCISVALTSVTFLSSLKPVLILGREAYLRRQGEGHSLSADAGLSAGRASEGTGKLDALTGEAYLLSLQTCLTAVFLRAIVGCVFVDLVGLVRRHQLLHLHKLLSLLLLALLLLFTFVGAYCLHLPSALFCYAWCLGATSWLVVASCAMGSSLSELMHRKTFYSVVSVGSYRGSPVAGKPDEEDRGDLLPLFSGKTVLEQLTELVKTMEATLAQVDMCRLDNHTCSAFAHIHSLQTKCLDILTSGRDVYAVKWDTQTVPREIHVLCSQHLEHSYTQVTANVLTSSSGAFSSPEAAGASAGLEEESRDGEDDSDFNKEGNKRNEGSEDCSGDNLEAGYWRGRAQKGRDGDSSGAAPKDREPAEKERGDCGEQHDAGQQRGAGAADLKAVTKRESACVKRNTEREDATSRDKTHERCEQHWRSPKCFQEETKTLRLPSGQTRQGDGRRPQTPAFSCSPPCRLAIVVDIPASIHSPSSLRQDLSYSRRQSSSQGGRHETARQLVRFSSFASPSSLERRTLTRQNTEKLELDGRGKTHNVAESAPSLTGSRALKQDTAVVPGGCEASNSALDIRERHLSNRRPSSPSKEAGQRNKASGCSNEEGDTTGVGDTFAAAFSREDSTDWLRESPRKRTPITGGNQECDQAEAPPTETEGNPGLPFPSYPPLSPPLRPVLLPFPLASKGSTRAYTQDESSCGHACRKRSNETEPELAAPSPFHAARKGEKKDTGSERVREGDEHRDKGVKLPDSPHASQFLYFSSDSSTSGRARGNEQLTRLRSPRIVEKGNILTSYVATRSSTASDSHGKATQPGGRGDGEAVASDDSRESQAIHRRLLGRMSLPPDAGDVGAAKRSSNGEMDIERRDRRREKVQVDQRAAKFNPGDERCLDDLLRRPKVAAGLASVGLTWTLDLFSLDALSDGNILVAVGLHLLLPHWEKGRLRCSAADLGLFLQNLQSLYLPNVYHNRVHAAMVAHLALFLSRAAGLSRWPSRRSSALSMREGSRAGAPMRISPESSDSKEPRAGICSVYSAPSAPSLTSSPASGLKPECALSCLGGRTDIMHASRNTHVSLMSSPCISLSSPACDSATPHRSRPTGRRPPDPLSARSCSHFESAHSPACLLHPGTPLDKRGALLPPDSVVSRGDSDGTRRFASSLLHSRSFPCSCARSYSPMDASPSRRSTRGGEDRNRERESKGVRADEARGAGDRRGRTWREAETAAACDDSPSKELSAGGKCWQRPEEPPPRERWASSPGEKQRRRSTALLSPKRSTGTSDERAKTGDHAEKAAPTRMLDDEIILCLAALGHDVGHPGYNNAFLVATNQPIALVYDDNAVLENYHAYITFRTLTSFYSSEANDRVSGRGGEGSVLRGITPGEYRYFRKHLIELILATDMSQHFSTISAVRVRRENPSFNFTKNEEDRWLMMKMCMKIGDIGHAALEWEQHYVWSMRVTEEFLLQGDAELKAGLPVSPLCDRNAPETDLHRSQSSFINYLVVPLIKELVACLDTHPWNPPRSNSSHAKATLTEKSTEKHSLLNAMDTADSSQCSVVRSSLRPESSTSATRSRRCCHPYRRISLSPHHYYWGEGVDKGQDARTPTVELFACVSPAELVRKAVLSPALRNAERWLSRVRSCEEGTEKKAGAPGATTNRDSRHEGQSPGLKKKEEVGEDQSCKPQRLLSLSPFSSAHSQRLSPGCQTPAAGTNPALLSTPMQHSRRLLRLKTYSPALFRGRDEETEREWRGTLRRDYGEGQPTAEDETGKKRGEQDTAGNPARRRSCMTVQENKRRKQKEEEQRQERTRGREFLFKGFLKGGDKITEHPTLKHGLPRTSAHNGAQHSESRECRDEADNVILAKTQSADKGCSPGLEGNNEGANGGRTADGGRRLHVDASAAQREHDGQEGSEHLVAVASV, encoded by the exons ATGGAGAAGCGAAGCGAGAacggctgcgaggcagccCTCGGGGTGTCCCGGTTGTCTCCTTCGGTGGCGCCTCCAGAGGGCTCCGAAGCGGGCAGCGTGAACGGGTTCGGCGCTTCTTTTTGCAACGGGGACGGCAAGTTAGACAAGCCTCAGTCTGAAGGGCGAAGCCTGCGCGAGAgggcctgccgcctctctcgtcACCTTTCTGATCAAGAGGACAAGCAGTCTGTGTGTGCACCAGATGCCTCCTTTACTTCTagtgcgcccgccgctgcatcgGTCTCCAAGGCTGGAGACTCAGGCGGGCACGGGGTCGTGCCTGAAGGggcgtgcggaggcgcagcgaacaTGCGAGACCGTCCTGATGACAACGTCGGCGCACTGCTTCGCTCCTCCAGCGAGAAAAAGGGCCTGTCTCTTCCGGCGCAtggcctcgccgcgtctgcctttcCCGCTCCACATTATGCGTCcacgtcctcgccttcctccgctgtcGGAGGAAGCAGGCTGAAAGTGTCGCTTTCCTCTTCACAGGTCGCagcgtctccctctgccggccgccgcccacaCACAGCCCTCTCGTCAGTCTCCGTCTCGCGCCGAGGCGTGTGCACCTCGATGGGTGCATGCTTTGAGCCGGCAGCGactgcggacgcggcgcgcgggagcgAATGGCTACTTCACAGCCGCGACAGAGCTCTCAGTTTAGAGTTCGCTCGAGGCTGGCCTGCCGCTCAGTCCAGACGGGCAGGTGAGGACGCGCAAACGCCTTGGACGTCGCGGAGTTCGTGGAGGAGCCACGACCTGCATCCCGTCGCCAGTGCTTCTAGGAGGAGAGAATGGGCCGTCACGCCTGAGGCCCGTCCCTTCTCGCGTGCACTTAGCAGTGGACTCGGCAGCGGGACTCTCGCGTCCACTCCTGCTGAAGGCGGGGACGACCGACGGGCATCCCGAGCACGGGAGAAATGCAACAGGTCTGTTTCGGCATCCACGGCACCCGTCGCGTCTCAAGGCGCCCACGTGCTAGCCGGCTCcggaggcgagacagcgagcgcCCGCCTCAGGCTCAGTCGAGACGACAAGAGATGCCAGGAGCGagctgaggaggagggcgccagATGCGTTTCTTCGCCCGCCGGGACGTCGTTCTCACACAGCctttcgtcgtcttctcggGACTTTAACACTtctcgcggagagacaggctGTCTGTACCACACACTGTCgcttgcgtctccgccgcagatgGCGTCCGTGAGGAACacgtcgccgcgagagacagtCTTCACCCCAGAGGGCCCCGGTCCGCCTCGCACGGGACACGCGGGGCGCGGCTTCTATCAAGGGCATCGAAGGAAGGGGGAGGCAGGGTTGACGTCCCCCGGCGGCCAGGCGACGTCGCCCTCTTCCCAGCTCCTTGGCAAAATTGACGCAGCCTACAGGGCTGTGAAGAACTGGGTCGAAGACAGCTTTCTCGTCGACATCAATCGAGCTCTTCTATATCCAGCCCCGTCTCCTCAGTCCACAGAAAAGGCAGGCaagagccgcgaggaggcagctgcgaaCAGGCCGGCGTCCCTCCGAAAAACGGAGAGAAGGACACGACGGGGGCCCTTTTCCATTCCAGCATACGACGAGAGCACGGCGCTCACGTTGTCGCCCTCAGTCGGGCTCAGCCCCGCGTACGCGGGCAGctccggcgtctccgtcCACGGGCGCGACAGGGGAGACGGGTCAGCCTGGCGGCAGCTCAGGGctggagacgaagaagggcgaACGCCTTCGCCCTTCTTGCTTGCCTCACGGAGGAGGGGTCCCGAGGCGTCTCCGATCGGCTTAGACGCCGCTGGAGGCATCtctggctctctctctccgcagacGGATTcacagcgacgccgagaggccgcgacgccacACTCGCTCTCCCTGGATTCTCTTCGCGGCAACCGGCAAACGGCGCCGAAGTATGCTGCAGAGAAGGGCCGAGGTAGACACAGCGTCTCATGTTTTGATCAAAAACGTGCGCATACATGGCGATTGGGGGACGTGGAATTCGAAAACGTGGAGTCTGCGGCAGAACAGGATAACAGGCACGAAGGGGAGGCTGAGGCAGAGCAAGAGGACACAGCAGGGGCGTCGTCTCTCACACGCCCATGTCCTCGCGGATCCATGGAGACGCACACCTTCTTGTCCCATGGATGGGGGCAGCCTGAGCATACAGGCGATGAAGGAGGTAAGGCAGAGCGGAAGGGCGCGAGCACACATAAGCAACAGGTAGGCCTTCCGCCCGGGAGCGAGGATCCTCACGTCCTACGGGAGCAGGTTGTGGATCTCTGGCGTCGAACTGAGAGGGACAACAACTTATTCGCCGCGGACGGCTTGTCCTTGGAGGCCAAAAGCCTCAAAGAGCCTCTGCCAGGCCCTCGCAGACTGTGGCGCTCGAAAACGGAGTCTGCAGTTGCTTCGTGGGAACCTGAAGAGGGTCTGTGCGTCGCGAATGGTGGCGACACTCATTCAGCTGCTCTCGACGCGTGCCCGAGAACTAGGGGCCCTCGGCCGGCTAGGCGCCCAAAGGCGTCGTGGCCCGGGTCGTCACAGGCCGAAGAAGCCGAGCGAGACTTGAGGCTGAATACCCGGGTTTTCTCGCGGCTGCTATCGCGCGTGTCCGTCTCCCTGCCGCGAAACTTCGGTCGCCGCTTGCGCTGGAGGGAGCGTCGAGCGCGGGCAAACAGCGACGCCCGAACGGATTCTGAAGCGGGGGAGTGGACAGGAGCCGACAGAGATCACGTGACCCGGCACGCGGCACGACAGTCACCCCCGCGTTCGCCAAAAACCCATGACCCACTGACAGCTGACCCTCAACCAAGCGTGCGGGACTCCCCAGGCGAAATCACGGCTGAGGCCGAAGAAACCGATCCTGACGCCTGGAGGTTAGCGAAGAATACCGCGGCAGCTCGTGCGCCGCCAGAGGACGATCGCAGCAATTCCAGCAATGCCTGGGCCGCCGTGGCTGCTTTCAG TTCGCTCCCTGGGCGTAGGCGCGACAGAGGACCCTACTTAGGCGTTCGCGGCTTCAGACGTGCGGCTTCAGTGTCCTCGCTCACCTCTACTCGGAAGGCGGAGCTGCCGCCGGACTCGATCGAAACCGACTACATCTCGTCACCCGTCATTCCCTTGACTCCGTCTTGTCAGTTCACGCCTGGTAAATCCCTAGCCCATTCTTCCTGCACTTCGTTCCACCGCGGCGTTTCCTCGACTCCGTCCGGAGGCCCTGAGGCTCTTGCTGGCCCTTCTCCATTTTCTGAAGCATCTGCAGATAGACAGAAATCGAGAATGCCCACTCCTCTGctttcctcttccgcctctcgaCAGTCTCACCTGTCTCCTTTCCCGTCTCCGTCTGCCCTCCCGTCGTCATCGGTTCCGCGTCACGTGGACCgctcagccgccgcctccgaggCGTGCGACCCCCTGGGGCTCCGACCGGACTTCGCGGTCTCCTGTGTACATCTGGAAAACGATGTGATGGGTGGGCAGCGCCCGCTtgccgcctcagcgccgcagaACGAACTCAAGCGACTatcgctgtcttcttcccctccgGAATTTCTCTTTTACCTTCGACGCAAACCAGCCCTCGAATTTGAAGACCCGTCAGTAGAAAAGGCCTACGGGCTCTACCTAGCGAAAatgcgcaggccgcgactAGTTGCTATTGGTCTTGTTCTTATTCTTCTTAATATGATGTATGACATACCTGAATATATGTCCTCGTTTCACCaggagcgaggcagagaccCGACTGAGGCGCACGACTCGAAGTCATATGAGCGCAGTCCTCTCCTGGGGGTCACGCCCCCTTTCGCTCGGACTGTGAAACCATACGAGACAGGTATAGCGACGACCGACGGCCAGGAGCCTGAGGGAGATGGAGCGGCTAGCACAGGATCGCTGCCTCCCGCTTCAGCAAGCGTACTTAGGCATGCAGGCACCAGCATGGCGGACCAACGACGAAATGCAGACGGGATAGAGGACAGACGATACGACAAATCGTGGACCTCTGGTACATCTGCAAACGCAGAAAATGAACATAAAGAACCGATTCGCGAGAGTCCTGACGGAAGCGAAGGCCGTCCGGGGCGGAAGCCAGAACTTCAAGAGAGCAGCGGGACCTACGGACGGCGCTTTCTCCAGGAGAAATTTCGAAACGCAAAGCGGAGGTTAGCAGACCTCGATctggagacagagagcaCGAAGCCAGCGAATGACGCCTGGAGTCGTAAAGCGCGGTTAAACATTCCTCAGCACCATCCATACCGACGGCTTTCTGGTTATTCTCTAGAGGAAGGGGATGGACGCGAGACGGCAAACATTGCAGCCGTGGAGCCATCGGAGTTCGTGCCAAAGCGCAGCGGTGCTCCAAGTATAGCTCAAAGAAACAGGGATAGCTGGCCTCGTAGGCTGTCATCTCTGGCCTCGCTTCCAAGAGCAGACTGGGCTCGCAGTTCTGCAGCAGAAGTAGCGACTCAAGAACTACCCGCCCGATCGGCGTTTGCTTACCCATTTTCACCGCGGATGGCGTCTCTGTGGATCTCGTTCGACGTTGTAGAACTCACGTTTCAGCTGGGAGTCACCTTCGCCAGTCACCTGCCCTTCCTTAAAACGCACACCGAAAAATGCATTTCGGTCGCCTTGACTTCCGTGACGTTTCTGTCTTCGTTGAAACCCGTCCTCATTCTCGGCCGCGAGGCCTACCTACGGAGACAAGGAGAGGGGCATTCGCTCAGTGCAGACGCAGGCCTCAGCGCCGGACGAGCCTCCGAAGGAACGGGCAAACTAGACGCCCTTACAGGAGAG GCGTAccttctgtctctccagACGTGCTTGACAGCGGTCTTTCTCCGCGCAATTGTCGGCTGCGTGTTCGTGGATCTTGTCGGCCTCGTCCGCCGTCACCAGCTTCTTCATCTGCACAAACtgctctcgcttcttctcctcgcgctcctcctcctctttaCCTTCGTAGGCGCATACTGTCTCCATCTCCCCTCTGCGCTCTTTTGCTACGCGTGGTGCCTAGGCGCAACCAGCTGGTTGGTGgtggcgagctgcgcgatGGGTTCGTCCTTGAGCGAACTGATGCATAGAAAGACATTCTATAGCGTCGTTTCCGTTGGAAGCTATCGAGGCAGTCCGGTTGCTGGAAAGCCTGACGAGGAGGACCGCGGGGATCTCCTGCCGCTCTTCAGCGGGAAAACCGTGCTGGAGCAGCTGACTGAGCTTGTCAAAACAATGGAGGCGACCTTGGCGCAAGTCGACATGTGCCGCCTTGACAACCACACATGCTCGGCGTTTGCCCATATTCACTCGCTGCAGACAAAGTGTCTGGATATCTTAACATCCGGGAGAGATGTATACGCTGTCAAATGGGATACGCAAACTGTGCCAAGGGAAATACATGTGCTGTGCTCTCAGCACTTGGAACACAGTTACACTCAAGTCACCGCTAACGTGCTCACTTCGTCGAGTGGGGCGTTCAGCTCACCagaagccgccggcgcctctgctggcCTTGAAGAAGAGTCGAGAGATGGggaagacgacagcgactTCAACAAGGAAGGAAATAAGCGAAACGAAGGTTCGGAggactgcagcggcgacaaCTTAGAAGCAGGGTACTGGAGAGGCCGGGCACAGAAAGGCAGAGATGGAGACTCTTCGGGGGCTGCACCGAAGGACCGTGAGCcagcggagaaagagagaggggacTGCGGTGAACAACATGACGCAGgccagcagagaggcgcgggtgCCGCTGATCTGAAGGCCGTGACTAAAAGAGAGAGCGCCTGCGTCAAACGGAATACCGAGAGGGAAGATGCCACAAGCAGGGACAAGACGCATGAGAGGTGCGAGCAACATTGGAGAAGCCCAAAATGTTTCCAAGAAGAAACAAAGACGCTGCGTTTACCTTCCGGACAAACTAGACAGGGTGATGGACGCCGGCCCCAAACCCCCGCATTCTCATGTTCCCCCCCATGTCGTCTCGCCATCGTCGTAGACATCCCGGCATCTATCCACTCTCCATCCTCGCTACGTCAGGATCTTTCTTACAGCCGCAGACAGAGCAGCTCGCAGGGCGGCCGTCACGAGACAGCTCGCCAATTAGTTCGTTTTTCTTCATTCGCCTCTCCCAGCAGTCTCGAGCGACGAACTTTGACACGGCAGAATACAGAGAAACTGGAACTTGATGGAAGGGGAAAGACGCATAACGTAGCGGAGTCAGCGCCCTCGCTAACCGGAAGTCGTGCCCTGAAGCAGGATACGGCAGTTGTGCCCGGCGGTTGTGAGGCGTCTAACTCAGCACTAGATATTCGGGAAAGGCATCTCTCTAACCGGAGGCCTAGTTCACCGAGTAAGGAGGCTGGACAGAGGAACAAAGCAAGCGGCTGTTCAAACGAAGAGGGCGATACGACGGGAGTAGGAGACACCTTTGCTGCCGCATTTTCAAGGGAAGATTCAACAGACTGGCTGCGTGAATCGCCGCGGAAACGCACCCCGATCACAGGCGGGAATCAGGAATGCGACCAAGCAGAGGCGCCTccgacggagacagagggaaaCCCTGGTCTCCCTTTCCCTTCTTACCCTCCGCTTTCACCTCCTCTGAGGCCTGTTTTGTTACCGTTCCCCCTGGCATCCAAAGGCAGCACTAGAGCGTACACGCAAGACGAAAGCTCGTGTGGACATGCCTGTCGAAAACGGTCTAATGAGACAGAGCCGGAACTCGCGGCACCGTCGCCCTTTCATGCCgcgagaaaaggagaaaaaaaggacACCGGGAGCGAGCGGGTGCGAGAGGGGGATGAGCATCGAGACAAAGGCGTCAAGCTGCCCGATTCACCTCACGCATCGCAATTCCTTTACTTCTCCAGCGATTCATCTACCTCTGGCAGGGCACGCGGCAACGAGCAACTAACGCGCTTGCGTAGCCCACGCATTGTCGAAAAGGGAAACATCCTGACTTCTTATGTCGCGACTCGTTCCTCCACAGCTTCTGACAGCCACGGCAAGGCGACTCAGcctggaggacgcggagatgGAGAAGCAGTCGCCTCAGACGACTCCCGAGAGTCACAAGCGATCCATCGTCGACTACTTGGCCGTATGAGCTTGCCTCCTGATGCAGGCGATGTAGGTGCCGCTAAGCGGAGTTCCAACGGAGAGATGGATatagagagaagagacaggaggaggGAAAAGGTGCAAGTAGATCAGCGGGCAGCGAAGTTTAACCCGGGCGATGAACGATGCCTTGACGACCTCCTGCGACGACCGAAGGTCGCAGCAGGTCTTGCCTCGGTTGGCCTCACCTGGACACTCGACCTCTTTTCTCTGGATGCGCTAAGCGACGGAAAC ATTCTCGTCGCTGTCGGTCTCCAcctccttctccctcacTGGGAGAAGGGCCGTCTCCGGTGCTCGGCAGCCGACCTCGGGTTGTTCCTGCAGAACCTCCAGAGCCTGTATCTTCCCAACGTGTACCACAACCGCGTCCACGCCGCCATGGTTGCTCACCTCGCCCTCTTCCTGTCCCGGGCGGCGGGCTTGAGTCggtggccttcgcggcgtTCGTCGGCCTTGTCAATGAGGGAGGggtctcgcgcaggcgcgccaaTGCGGATTTCGCCAGAGAGCAGCGACAGcaaagagccgcgcgccggcatATGCTCCGTGTactctgcgccttccgctccATCACTTACATCTTCTCCCGCTTCTGGCCTCAAACCGGAGTGTGCGCTTTCTTGCCTGGGAGGGCGCACAGACATAATGCACGCAAGCAGAAACACACACGTTTCTCTGATGAGTTCTCCGTGTATTTCGCTTTCGTCTCCTGCGTGCGACTCTGCCACCCCGCATAGGAGCCGGCCAACTGGCCGGCGACCTCCAGACCCACTCTCTGCCCGATCTTGCTCACATTTTGAAAGCGCTCACTCGCCTGCGTGCCTGCTCCACCCTGGGACCCCGCTGGATAAAAGAGGGGCTTTACTCCCTCCGGACTCTGTAGTgagccgcggcgacagcgatgGAACTAGGCGATTTGCCTCCTCGCTACTTCACTCGCGCTCTTTTCCCTGCTCCTGTGCCCGAAGCTACAGTCCGATGGACGCCAGCCCTTCACGCCGCTCCACCCGTGGAGGTGAGGACCGGAAccgagagcgagaaagcaAAGGAGTCCgggcagacgaggcgcgaggagcaGGCGACAGGAGAGGACGGACAtggagagaagcagagacggcTGCTGCCTGTGATGACAGCCCCTCCAAAGAACTTTCTGCAGGAGGCAAATGCTGGCAGAGACCGGAAGAACCTCCGCCGCGTGAACGTTGGGCAAGCAGTCCTGGCGAGAAACAAAGGCGACGAAGCACTGCTCTTTTATCTCCGAAACGCTCCACCGGGACGTCAGACGAGCGAGCAAAGACCGGCGACCACGCTGAAAAAGCTGCGCCAACGCGAATGCTTGACGACGAGATCATCCTGTGTTTGGCGGCCCTGGGGCATGATGTAGGGCACCCTGGATATAATAACGCGTTCCTAGTCGCAACCAACCAGCCTATTGCTCTCGTGTATGACGACAATGCCGTTCTGGAGAACTACCACGCTTACATTACCTTCCGGACGCTGACTTCTTTCTACTCCTCTGAGGCGAACGATAGAGTCtccggaagaggaggcgaagggagTGTCCTTAGG GGCATAACACCAGGAGAATATCGGTATTTTCGGAAGCATCTCATTGAGCTGATACTGGCGACTGATATGAGCCAACATTTCAGCACGATCTCAGCTGTTCGAGTTCGACGGGAAAATCCCTCTTTCAACTTCACCAAGAACGAGGAGGACCGGTGGTTGATGATGAAGATGTGTATGAAAATTGGAGATATTGGGCACGCTGCTCTCGAATGGGAACAACATTACGTGTGGTCTATGAGGGTCACCGAGGAATTCCTTCTTCAA GGAGATGCGGAGTTGAAGGCGGGTCTTCCTGTGTCGCCGCTGTGCGACCGAAATGCACCAGAGACAGACCTACATAGATCTCAAAGCAGCTTCATTAACTATCTCGTGGTTCCGCTCATCAAGGAGCTTGTTGCCTGCCTAGACACGCATCCTTGGAACCCCCCGCGATCAAATTCTTCTCACGCAAAAGCCACACTTACAGAGAAGAGCACTGAGAAACACTCGCTGCTAAATGCAATGGATACAGCAGATAGCAGCCAATGCAGCGTGGTGAGATCTTCACTTCGGCCAGAAAGCTCTACAAGCGCCACGCGCAGTCGACGATGCTGTCATCCCTATAGAAGAATCAGTCTGTCTCCCCATCATTACTACTGGGGGGAGGGCGTCGATAAGGGGCAAGATGCGCGGACACCGACAGTCGAGCTTTTCGCGTGCGTGTCTCCAGCTGAGCTGGTGAGGAAAGCTGTCCTTTCTCCGGCCTTGAGAAACGCGGAACGGTGGCTCTCCCGCGTACGGTCGTGCGAAGAGGggacagaaaaaaaagcggGTGCTCCCGGTGCGACGACGAACCGAGACAGTCGTCACGAGGGACAATCTCCGggcctgaaaaaaaaagaggaagTAGGTGAAGATCAGAGCTGCAAGCCACAAAGActtctctcgctctcacCTTTCTCCTCCGCACACTCTCAACGTCTTTCGCCAGGTTGCCAAACCCCCGCGGCTGGCACCAACCCTGCCTTATTGTCAACGCCTATGCAGCACAGCCGGCGTTTACTGAGACTGAAGACGTATTCTCCGGCTCTCTTTAGGGgccgagacgaagagacggaACGTGAGTGGAGAGGGACTCTTCGACGCGATTATGGGGAAGGCCAGCCcaccgcggaagacgaaacgGGCAAGAAACGCGGTGAGCAGGACACAGCTGGAAACCCggccagaaggcgcagctgcatgaCGGTCCAGGAGAACAAGAGGAGGAAACAAAAAGAGGAGGAACAGAGACAAGAACGAACCCGCGGTAGGGAATTCCTGTTCAAGGGGTTCCTAAAGGGCGGAGACAAAATAACAGAGCATCCCACGCTCAAGCATGGCCTCCCGAGGACGTCAGCTCATAACGGTGCACAGCATTCCGAATCGCGTGAGTGCAGAGATGAGGCAGATAACGTTATTTTAGCTaagacgcagagcgcggaCAAGGGATGCTCGCCGGGCCTCGAAGGCAACAACGAAGGTGCAAACGGCGGACGAACAGCAGATGGTGGCAGGAGGCTGCACGTTGAtgccagcgcggcgcagagggagcaCGACGGACAAGAAGGGTCAGAGCACCTGGTCGCCGTGGCAAGTGTATGA